The Georgenia faecalis genome includes a window with the following:
- a CDS encoding phage holin family protein, with protein sequence MGFLIQLVLNGIALWLCAWLLDGVSITQAATAGEQVVVVLVVSFIFTVVNAVIKPVVKFFSLPLTILTFGLFTLVINALMILLTSWITGLIGWGLHVDGFWWAVGAGLVISIITWVLSALVPADH encoded by the coding sequence ATGGGCTTCCTCATCCAGCTGGTTCTCAACGGCATCGCGCTCTGGTTGTGCGCGTGGCTGCTCGACGGCGTCTCGATCACCCAGGCCGCGACGGCCGGGGAGCAGGTGGTCGTGGTCCTCGTCGTCTCCTTCATCTTCACCGTGGTCAACGCCGTCATTAAACCCGTCGTGAAGTTCTTCTCACTGCCGTTGACGATCCTCACGTTCGGGCTCTTCACGCTCGTCATCAACGCGCTCATGATCCTCCTCACGAGCTGGATCACCGGGCTGATCGGCTGGGGGCTGCACGTCGACGGGTTCTGGTGGGCCGTCGGGGCGGGCCTCGTCATCTCCATCATCACCTGGGTGCTCAGCGCGCTGGTGCCCGCCGACCACTGA